The Dermacentor albipictus isolate Rhodes 1998 colony chromosome 2, USDA_Dalb.pri_finalv2, whole genome shotgun sequence genome has a segment encoding these proteins:
- the LOC135918802 gene encoding dCTP pyrophosphatase 1-like, giving the protein MITRVVLRRSVTLITRKARQMSQSVQTNGSAAEESNAAEPSNFQFSSNLSLETIRQMQADFAKERNWDQYHSPRNILLAMVAEVGEVSECFQWKGEVKEGLPDWTSEEKTHLGEELSDVLVYLIRLADRCQVDLPTAVLRKVELNRQKYPASKVYGKSDKYTAYSEGDS; this is encoded by the exons ATGATCACTCGTGTTGTGCTGCGAAGGAGTGTTACGTTAATTACAAGAAAAGCTCGGCAAATGTCTCAAAGCGTCCAAACAAATGGCAGCGCAGCTGAGGAATCAAACGCCGCAGAACCGAGTAATTTTCAGTTCAGCAGTAATTTGTCCTTAGAAACGAT ACGCCAGATGCAAGCAGATTTCGCAAAAGAGAGAAACTGGGACCAGTACCACTCACCAAGGAACATTCTTCTTGCTATGGTCGCAGAAGTAGGAGAAGTTTCCGAATGCTT ccaGTGGAAAGGTGAAGTAAAAGAAGGCCTGCCAG ACTGGACATCTGAGGAAAAGACGCACTTGGGTGAAGAACTGAGCGACGTCTTGGTCTACCTCATTCGTCTCGCTGACCGCTGTCAAGTGGACCTGCCAACTGCGGTGCTTCGCAAAGTGGAGCTCAACAGACAGAAGTACCCAGCATCAAAAGTGTATGGCAAGAGCGACAAATACACTGCCTACAGTGAAGGGGACAGTTAA